One window from the genome of Bartonella sp. WD16.2 encodes:
- a CDS encoding BA14K family protein, which translates to MNKLTKLIVLSAISTATISTPLAAASARNDYVYIQHNVNSIPQQHTQYHREQRHIHHKNPTRHSYHYEQTTQYNTHQYYVNRPNNTNDALAAGVLGLATGAILGNVLTKPAQPQIIYQAPYPQNQVIYQEIPQPQVVYQVHPTVTYQPIYQPWTSQWLQYCTKKYRSFNPRTGTFRGYDGLDHFCHAPIQ; encoded by the coding sequence ATGAACAAATTGACCAAATTAATAGTACTATCAGCAATATCAACCGCAACCATCTCAACACCACTAGCCGCAGCATCTGCCCGTAATGATTATGTGTACATTCAGCACAATGTAAACAGCATCCCTCAACAACATACTCAATATCATCGCGAGCAACGGCATATCCATCACAAGAACCCAACACGTCACTCTTATCATTACGAACAAACAACGCAATACAATACTCATCAATATTATGTCAATCGCCCTAATAACACAAATGACGCTTTAGCAGCAGGTGTTCTAGGCCTTGCTACAGGTGCAATTCTTGGCAATGTTTTAACGAAACCTGCGCAACCACAAATTATCTATCAAGCCCCATACCCTCAAAATCAGGTGATCTATCAAGAAATACCACAACCTCAAGTAGTTTACCAAGTGCATCCAACAGTAACCTATCAACCCATTTACCAACCATGGACATCACAATGGCTTCAATATTGCACAAAAAAATACCGCTCATTTAATCCCAGAACAGGTACCTTTCGTGGTTACGATGGGTTAGACCATTTCTGTCATGCTCCAATACAATGA
- a CDS encoding MBL fold metallo-hydrolase yields the protein MSNLSAHIIPVTSFQQNCTLLFDNKSKKGVLVDPGGDWPKIQAAIQEIGVNIEAIWITHGHVDHVGAAMQAKEDLNVKIIGSHCGDKPVMEDVVERAKVYRMTDVRICMPDQWLEDGDSVDCAGHVFDVLHIPGHTPGHVIYFNKEERLALVGDVLFRGSIGRTDFPLSSHEELMRSIKEKVLPLGDDVNFISGHGPGSTIGYERRFNSFLQGM from the coding sequence ATGAGTAATCTAAGCGCACATATTATTCCAGTTACATCTTTCCAACAAAATTGTACTTTACTTTTTGATAATAAAAGTAAAAAGGGGGTTTTAGTTGACCCAGGTGGTGACTGGCCTAAAATCCAAGCAGCAATTCAAGAGATAGGTGTTAATATTGAAGCTATTTGGATAACACATGGTCATGTTGATCATGTGGGAGCGGCGATGCAAGCTAAAGAGGACCTTAATGTTAAAATTATTGGTTCACATTGTGGTGATAAACCAGTTATGGAAGATGTAGTCGAAAGGGCAAAAGTCTATCGTATGACTGATGTGCGTATTTGTATGCCTGATCAATGGTTGGAAGATGGTGATAGTGTTGATTGTGCTGGACATGTGTTTGATGTTTTGCATATCCCTGGTCACACCCCTGGGCATGTTATTTATTTCAATAAAGAAGAACGCTTAGCTTTAGTGGGTGATGTTCTCTTTCGTGGTTCTATTGGACGTACTGATTTTCCATTATCTTCTCACGAGGAATTGATGAGATCCATTAAAGAAAAAGTTTTACCCTTAGGAGATGATGTCAACTTTATTTCTGGTCATGGACCAGGAAGCACAATAGGTTATGAACGCCGCTTCAATTCTTTTCTTCAAGGAATGTGA
- a CDS encoding response regulator, translating to MTGHVHVLCDDAPHLLVIDDDTRIRSLLSQFLIKSGFRVSVSANADEARRQLTSLDFDLLIVDVMMPGENGIDLTLSLRQTKNVPILMLTALSETDSRIHGLEAGADDYLSKPFDPRELLLRINAILRRGFLPNQPKIEQIIFGPYIFSISRRELKKGGEIIKLTDKEQEMMVIFAENAGNTIPRHKLATGDNEISERAIDVQINRLRRKIEKDPATPIWLQTVRGIGYKLSIE from the coding sequence ATGACCGGCCATGTTCACGTTTTATGCGATGATGCACCTCATCTTCTTGTTATTGATGATGACACACGTATTCGTAGCCTCTTATCTCAATTTCTTATTAAAAGCGGATTTCGTGTTTCAGTTTCTGCTAATGCTGATGAAGCCAGACGTCAACTTACAAGTCTAGATTTTGATCTTCTCATTGTTGATGTGATGATGCCTGGTGAAAATGGCATTGATCTTACCCTTTCACTGCGTCAAACAAAAAATGTCCCCATCCTAATGTTAACGGCTTTGTCAGAAACAGATAGTCGCATCCATGGACTAGAAGCAGGAGCAGATGATTATCTATCCAAACCATTTGATCCTCGTGAACTTTTACTTCGCATTAACGCCATTTTACGGCGTGGTTTCTTACCTAACCAACCCAAAATCGAACAAATTATTTTTGGGCCCTATATATTTTCAATTTCACGACGTGAACTGAAAAAAGGAGGAGAAATTATCAAACTAACAGATAAAGAACAAGAAATGATGGTTATTTTTGCCGAAAATGCAGGTAATACAATTCCACGCCATAAACTCGCAACAGGTGACAACGAGATAAGTGAACGTGCCATTGACGTACAAATCAATCGTTTACGCCGCAAAATCGAAAAAGACCCGGCAACCCCTATATGGCTTCAAACTGTGCGAGGGATCGGTTACAAACTCTCAATTGAATAG
- a CDS encoding ATP-binding protein — MIKLAKQFAWWLTRQMPKRLYARSLIIIIAPMVLLQTVIAYVFMERHWQMVTERLSTAIVHDIAAIIDIIETYPQQHNYEDIKRIAQQRMGLNISILPPDPLPPPGPKPFFAILDYFLSEEITHQINRPFWIDTVGDSNLVEIRIRLDNNILRVFAVRSQAYASNTGIFLSWMVGTALVLLLIAIYFLRNQIKPIQQLAEAAESFGRGRPLPKDFQPQGADEVRRAGIAFLRMRERIERQIEQRTMMLSGVSHDLRTILTRFKLQLALASTDFDISPLEQDVSDMQNMLEDYLAFARGESGENVSSLDLNALMQKFSTEAHLHKRQFFYTIEGPTQIQVRPHAFTRLVSNLVSNAFHYANTIKLTATSQQESFIIIIDDNGPGIHKNMRTEVFKPFFRLDKARNQDASGTGLGLAIAQDIARSHGGNIQLDDSPLGGLRAIIDIPL, encoded by the coding sequence ATGATTAAACTCGCAAAACAATTTGCTTGGTGGTTAACGAGGCAAATGCCTAAACGCCTTTATGCCCGCTCTTTAATTATTATTATCGCTCCCATGGTGCTCTTGCAAACAGTGATTGCCTATGTTTTTATGGAACGTCACTGGCAAATGGTAACTGAGCGTCTTTCAACTGCTATTGTCCACGATATTGCTGCTATTATTGATATAATTGAAACATATCCGCAACAGCATAACTATGAAGATATCAAGCGCATTGCACAACAACGCATGGGGTTAAATATTTCTATCCTGCCCCCGGACCCCCTGCCCCCTCCTGGTCCTAAACCATTTTTTGCAATTCTTGACTATTTTCTTAGTGAAGAAATCACCCATCAAATTAACCGCCCCTTCTGGATTGATACAGTGGGCGATTCTAATCTTGTTGAAATTCGTATCCGTCTTGATAATAATATTTTGCGCGTCTTTGCTGTGCGTAGTCAAGCCTATGCCTCCAATACCGGTATCTTCTTAAGCTGGATGGTAGGAACAGCTCTGGTTTTATTATTGATAGCCATTTATTTCTTACGCAATCAAATTAAACCGATCCAACAACTCGCTGAAGCAGCTGAAAGTTTTGGACGGGGACGTCCCCTACCAAAAGATTTTCAACCACAAGGGGCTGATGAAGTGCGTCGTGCTGGCATCGCCTTTCTACGTATGCGTGAACGCATTGAGCGTCAAATTGAACAACGCACTATGATGCTTTCAGGTGTAAGTCATGATTTAAGAACCATTCTTACGCGTTTTAAGCTCCAACTAGCCTTAGCAAGTACAGATTTTGATATTAGCCCGCTTGAGCAAGACGTTAGTGACATGCAAAATATGTTAGAAGATTATCTTGCTTTTGCACGCGGAGAAAGTGGTGAAAATGTTAGTTCCCTTGATTTAAATGCTCTCATGCAAAAATTCTCTACCGAAGCTCATCTTCATAAACGTCAATTCTTTTATACAATTGAAGGCCCTACACAGATACAAGTACGCCCTCATGCTTTTACGCGTTTGGTTAGCAACCTTGTATCAAATGCATTTCATTATGCAAACACCATCAAACTAACAGCTACATCTCAACAAGAATCGTTTATTATTATTATTGATGATAATGGACCTGGCATTCATAAAAACATGCGTACAGAAGTATTTAAGCCATTTTTTAGACTTGATAAAGCACGTAATCAAGATGCAAGTGGAACAGGCCTTGGTCTTGCCATTGCACAAGATATAGCCCGTAGCCACGGAGGGAATATTCAATTAGACGACAGTCCATTAGGAGGTTTGCGTGCTATTATTGATATTCCCTTATAA
- a CDS encoding YbjN domain-containing protein gives MRLAFSTAEREEHPVDFIEQIAYKYDWSFERNAEDEINVCVEGKWANYHLAFSWVEEHEALHLACAFDLSIESTRTAEIHRLLLAINEKLLLGHFDYWQGDNSVIYRQGLLLAGGVHPSPVQVETLLIHALRVCESHYTAFQMVAWMGESAYKALQYALFETVGNA, from the coding sequence ATGAGGCTTGCCTTTAGCACCGCGGAAAGAGAAGAGCATCCAGTCGATTTTATCGAACAGATTGCCTATAAATACGACTGGTCTTTTGAGCGGAATGCAGAAGATGAAATTAATGTTTGCGTGGAAGGAAAATGGGCTAATTATCATCTTGCTTTTTCATGGGTGGAAGAGCATGAAGCTCTTCATTTAGCTTGTGCATTTGATCTTTCTATTGAAAGTACTCGAACGGCGGAAATACACCGCTTATTATTGGCAATTAATGAAAAGTTGTTACTAGGGCATTTTGATTATTGGCAAGGAGATAATTCAGTTATTTATCGGCAAGGCCTTCTTTTAGCTGGTGGGGTACATCCATCCCCTGTACAAGTTGAAACATTATTGATCCATGCGCTCAGAGTTTGTGAAAGTCATTATACTGCTTTTCAGATGGTAGCTTGGATGGGTGAGAGTGCTTATAAGGCATTGCAATATGCTTTATTTGAGACTGTAGGAAACGCTTAA
- a CDS encoding accessory factor UbiK family protein: MHDGPNRILDELAKLMTDAAGVAQGVRHEAETVFHSQTEKIVNKLNLVSREEFEVVKEMVLKVRAENADLAKRLDDLEK, from the coding sequence ATGCATGATGGACCCAACCGTATTCTTGACGAATTAGCAAAATTGATGACAGATGCAGCTGGTGTTGCGCAAGGTGTACGGCATGAAGCTGAAACAGTTTTTCATTCGCAAACTGAGAAGATAGTCAATAAGCTCAATCTTGTTTCACGTGAAGAATTTGAAGTGGTTAAGGAAATGGTTCTTAAAGTACGTGCAGAAAACGCTGATTTGGCAAAACGTCTTGATGATTTAGAAAAATAG